AACTGATTCCCCACAACCCGTTGAATTGGAATAATTTCCAGCTTATCATGTTTTAGTTTGTAAACTGCTTTCTCCGACGGATTAGCAACCGGAATGGTAATCAGGTTTTCGTCGAACGAATAGGCCGTTCGTTGTGGACGGACACTCATGGCCGCCATTTTGTACATGACAGGAACAAATAACGCGTGTTCGGCCAGATTGCCGTAAGTGGTTGATAACGGATTAGCCAGCAGATAAACACTACCCTGACGCCCCGCCTGTCCACCTACAGTTGTTCGTGTCAGCAAAGGGCTTCCATCGCGCAAGCTTAACAGGCGATCCCCCGAATTCCAACGCCAGACCGGAGCCGCGGTTGGCATATTCAGCCGATCCGATTGGTAACTCTGCTGAAATACGTCGACAAAGAACGGGTTTCGCCGGTCGGGGTCGGCAACGGGCAATGGTGATGGTGCACCTCCAGTGGATGCCGTTACCTGGATACTGCCAACGCCTAACGACCGTAGAAATGGTTCGTAGGAAGCAGCGTTTGGATTAGTAGGCGGAATAATCGTCAAGCTTCCTCCCTGCCGGACAAACCGTTCCAGTTCGGTCCGAAGCGTACCACTCACGTCGGAAACGCCTTCCAGTACAACCAGATCCGTTTCTTTCAGTTGGCCAACATCGAAATTCTGGGCATTAAAGCTCCTCCGTACAAACAAACTGTCGTTTGAATATACTGCGTCGACATAATCCGTTGAACGGGTGGGTGAACTGGCTTTTTGTTCAAACAGGTGCAACACCCGAACGGCGGGCGACGCTTCGATCACAAAAAAGTATTGATTATCGAATGTGATGGGAAAATCCTCGAATACGATACGCCCCCGGTGAAACCCTTTTGAGGTGACGTTGAAATTAAGCGATACAGTAGCCGAAGCTCCCGGTGCCAGTGTAGCCGACGCTGTTGAAGTTTGAGTATCATCCAGATAAAGTCGTATCGGCAGGTTTTTGACATTTTCCCGACCGGCATTATTCAGCTTGACATTCACGCTGTTGTTCTGCAATTCACGAATAAACGGCGTACTAAGCCAGACAGAATCGACATATACGTTTTTGGTTGACTGTGCATCCAGGGGGACAATAAACAACCGATCAGTAGTATCGATTTTTAGCCGGGATAGATCGCCTACGGTACTTTTCTGAAAATCAGAAAACCAGAATAGCTGATTTCGTCCGCTTGGGTTGAGCGAGCTCAGCAGGTTTCGCTGGCGACGATAGACCGTCTCCAAGCTACGGGGTGTATGAGCAAATCGAATAGAGGTTACCCGGTCTCGTACGGCTTCCGCAGTACCAGCCT
This window of the Spirosoma aerolatum genome carries:
- a CDS encoding BatA domain-containing protein; this translates as MNFLYPTFLFGLMAVSVPIAIHLFNFRRTRRVFFTNVALLRTVQTETKSFRRLKHWLILACRCLFLICLVLAFAQPFIPSKNKLGLSRQGVTSLYVDNSFSMQNERNTKRYLDIAISKLDELLTLFRNAASLQLITNDFSAAEQQAGTAEAVRDRVTSIRFAHTPRSLETVYRRQRNLLSSLNPSGRNQLFWFSDFQKSTVGDLSRLKIDTTDRLFIVPLDAQSTKNVYVDSVWLSTPFIRELQNNSVNVKLNNAGRENVKNLPIRLYLDDTQTSTASATLAPGASATVSLNFNVTSKGFHRGRIVFEDFPITFDNQYFFVIEASPAVRVLHLFEQKASSPTRSTDYVDAVYSNDSLFVRRSFNAQNFDVGQLKETDLVVLEGVSDVSGTLRTELERFVRQGGSLTIIPPTNPNAASYEPFLRSLGVGSIQVTASTGGAPSPLPVADPDRRNPFFVDVFQQSYQSDRLNMPTAAPVWRWNSGDRLLSLRDGSPLLTRTTVGGQAGRQGSVYLLANPLSTTYGNLAEHALFVPVMYKMAAMSVRPQRTAYSFDENLITIPVANPSEKAVYKLKHDKLEIIPIQRVVGNQLLLEMPKSNELAAGQEVEAGYYALQLDGKTERLLAFNHGNQESSMDFYSADELRRAFANQPNVEVFDSIQDGDFVQVLEQENLGKSLWKYFLLAALGFLLLEAGLVRFMKG